The DNA window CAAGATAAAGGCTGAAAGAAGACTGCTGCCTATAAATAATCGAAGAGGCAAGAAGCACAGCACTAGTGAAGAAAAGCATTCATGCAAGGTAATGAACACTATTTGCATAGGAGCAAAAAGGTCTAAAGGGGTGCCAGTATGTTTGGACAGACAGGAAAATTGACAAGACTTATTCATTTGGGCAGGCAAGCCTATAGTAGCCTCCCAATGGGAATGGCAGATATGAAAAGGACAAGCTACATTATACTGAAAACATGTATGTGACGGGTGTTTGGGGTGGTGCATGGATAGCAAGGAGTGAACCTCAGCAACCAGTGGGTCTCTGCTAATTCCACATTCACTGAGAAAAGTGAAATGGTGCAGGGGACAGCTGTAGGAAGTGGTGGGTGAGGTTTCATGAGACCCACTTCATGCTAGGCTGTAGCATGAGGAGATACTCAAGAATCATGAAAAGGATCCACACATTTCACAGCTGCATTTACTGTGCATTTGCTTTGTcacaaaaataatgttttctgctGTCATGTCAATGCCAGGTGAAAAATTAATCTTCCAGTGAAAAAGGGTCAGGGCACATTCCTACTGAGAAGCTGCAGCAAGATGTGTGACCAACCAGGCACCTGCCTGTAAAGGAGGTAAAAGCATCTTAATTTTAAGAGGGGCTGTCAGTGAGGATGAGCGGGAAGGACGAGAGGACATCATAGCCtttaagctgtgccaggggaggtttaggctggatattaggatgaattttttcacagaagaagTGACTAGCCATTGGAATGTGCAGTCCGCGGAGGTGgcagagtcaccatccctggaagtgttaaagactggacgtggcactcacTGCCACGGCATGGTTGGCAGTGTTGTTCCCCCACAGGTTGGGACTCCCTGATCTCAGAGGTATTTTCCGAACAAATTCTGTGACAGGGCAGCCATGGCGGGGTGGACTCCGGGCACACAACACAAGGAAGCCCTGGGCGGCAGGGCCGCAGAGAGCGTCACACGCAGAACCCGCGGTGCCTACACGAACCCAGCCGACATTCCCAGGCCGGGAACGCGGGCTCCCGCTCCCGGGCCGCCGCCAGGCCCCTCAGTTTCCCTGGGCGAGCGCGCGCGCTGCTGCCGGATTGGGCGGCGCTCCTGTCAATCAGCGCCCGCGTGCGGGCACCGCCCCCTCTTCCCGTGGTGCCTGCGCGCGGCTGGCGCTGAAATTCAAATCCCGGCAGCGGTTGGGGTGGAGGTTCGGCCGCTCGTGGTGGCCCTGGCGAGCGGACCCTGCGCGGGCACCGGCACAGCGATGGACCCGTTCACCGAGGTGAGGGGTCGGCCTGGCCCAGCACGCCCGGGTCgtcagctggggagggggcgcAGCCGGCGAATTGTCAGTGTCGGGGacctggggcagggaaggggccGGTTTGGGTCtgaagggaaggagctgctccttgCGCCGCGCTCTTGAGACGGGATAGTTGCTCTTGGCTGAGCCCTGTCAGCCACCCTCGTCCCCGCTCGCCGGGGGATTTGCGGGCTTGCAGCGACCCTCTTTAAAAGCTCTGCAGCGGGGTGACCCTCGCCGCCCCGCCCCTGGATCCTTGCTCCTGCGGGTGCCTCCGCTCCTGGAGCCGCCCGGGTTGTGTCAGATCCTGCCGGGAGAGGACAGAGCACGGGTCCTTGGCGCAAGGGTTTGCGGAGGAGAGGCTCTTTCCCAAGCCGGGAGTTTGTCTTCCATGCGCGTCTGGCAGATAAGGGGGACGGAAGGGACCCCGGCAGCAGACGGGAGCGCTGTTGACACTGTGCCTGCCATACCTGAAGGTCGAATCATAAGTCTGTCCAAAGAGGAGACCATCtgataaaaaaaatgcatcctATTTGGCACGATTGCTACCTGCGATTGGTCACTTTCTTTGGCAGGcccaattcctttttttttttttaaaaaaaaaaaaagggctgttAGTTGTTAGAGTGAATTAGCTGTGTACTTAAGTTTTGCAGAAGCAAAACTGTAATGAAATGAAGACTTGACTGCCTTGAATCTGTATGAAGGTTGAAAGTTTCTTAAAGATGCTATGCTGTACTCTGATTTCATGTTAGAGGTGTAGTTTTAAAGCTGTCTTGTGACTGCTTTGAGAAATGTAATAGTAAAAAGGGCCTTCAATCCACAGCCTGTGTAAATAAAACCTGAactaattgaaaaaaaaattcaaatcagaCACACTGATTAAATACTCTCTCCTCCCCTTGTAAACAGTCTGTTTATCAAACTGACATTCTTTAGATAATTTGAGTGCCCAGAACAGGTAACTGCACAgacctgattttaaaaaaatgaacgTAAGGTGTTGATCTGAACAGATTTACTAAATGTGTTATGCTAAGGCGGTCCTACCCTATCCCCATGTAAAGTCTTGCTAAGTGTAAACATCTAAAACCTCCTTCCTTAATTGGTAGTGAGTGACATGATCCAGCTCGTCTTAAATAAACTTTAAGTACAGACTATTGAATCAACTTTAAAATGGTTTTGCATGCTGGGAGATATTCCAACCTGTACACGCCCTTCTTGTACATAGCTGATTTTGGAATACTTTGAAAATGACCAATAATGAGGCCACTCCCCAGAGTAAACTTCATTCAAGTGTTAGCCAGTATTGCAGAGTGCATAAAAAGTCACCCTATCAAGAATATTTCTGCTGTGGAGGACATTCCACTGTTGCGTAAATTCTGACCAGTATTAGTGTCCTAGTATTGAAGTTTAGTAActtttcccaaatttctgtgaaaagaaattttaccgcatatttttaagtatttatgtTCTGTGGCTtgtgttgctatttttttttcctttttatataaCCTTCCTTTAGGttaactgctttaaaataatctttgtcTACACATTGCCATACTCTGTTACTTGCAGGGACCTGGTGAGGCACTGTAAGTGTTGATTAtgtaaaatgtaataatttgaGCCTTAACTGGACAAAGCATACTGTTAATTCAGTGTCTTCTGATCACTTTGCAGTGGCAAATTTTGTCTGTGTTTAATGAATTTAAGCTCAAATAAATGTTGGCGTAAGATTCAGTGAAATGCTTTCAAAACAGTTCTgaaataatgtttcttttggttaatcttgcaaaaaaaaaaggcgatAACCTTCTGAATCGCAACCAAATTATTAATACAGAGTGCACTGAGGAGATGGTACAGTGGGTACTTTCTCAGGATCACAACAAACATACTATTTGTGACTTTGCATTCATAGCTGATTTTATAACTGAACTTTCTTGCACAAAAGGGTTTATGTTTGTTACTATGGGATGTTAGAAATAGTCTAGGTTATTTTGTACTTTGATGTAGTTTTTACCATTCATAGAGGCAAGGATGATTTCCTAGCATGGAGGATGAGCAAAGAGAAATAAGTGATGCAGTTGTTTGGGGAAGATTTGCAAATATGAGGTCTGAAGTTAACTGTTCCTTCAATTGCTCCCTTCGCTCTATTCTGCTAGTAAAGCAGCAGTTAGAACAAATTCTTGTTTAAGACCATAGTCATATATGATTATATATGGGCCTAAGTATCTTCTCTAATGTGTACTTTAAAACATACTTTTGAAAAACTGCCCATTAACATTTGAGGTAGgaaagtttttttctgatttttagaAAGTGCTTTTGTAATCATTAATCCACTTAATCTGAGGACTTTGTAGTCCTCAGATTCCTTGATGTAATAAAATAGGTGATGGTCTCGCACACGCTGTATGATTCTTGgggctgttctgtgcagggtcaggagctggacttctagtgggtcccttccaactcaatATACTCTAGGATTTTAAACTTCTATGATATTCTGAAACTTTGTCATCAGAACAGTTGTAGAATGTACTTGTGGAAAATACCCCGTTGATGAACTTAGAAAGTAAGCCTCAAGTTGCGGAGTGTGGCTTACTCATCGTGTGTAACAGCACCGTTGGAATTATGGCAGTTGAATGGAAAATTTGAGATGCAAGAAGCCAATaggagctggagctgaacaACAGAGGCGTGCATTCTTGGGAAGTGACATCTTATATGTAACAACTGAAACTCTATTTTGCTCAACtaacaaaagagaaaggaatatGCCTCTATTTAAATAGAACTGTAGGAATACTGTTGTAAGACATATTCAACTTTTTGCAAGAAGCTGTTAATTACctttaggattttttaaatgtgagtACTACATGTGCTTTGAATCTCTCTCTTTGCATTTTGGAAATAAGGAAAGTTGACTTGTGGACACAACTAGCATGGAACCTGCATTGAAGGCATTAAAGGCATTTCgtgcattttggttttggtttttttttttccaaattcctcCTCTTCTGTGAAAGTTAGCAAAGCTGAGATTTGTTTCCACAAAAAAACTGTTGAGATTGACATTCTATTTGTCCTGTGTTGCCCTACAATAGAACATTGTTTAAGACTTCAGCCTTAGACagttaaaaatgtgaaatgtgtaTTTAATTGCTGTGCAACAGGACAGATAATGGCTGGCACAGTTCTCAGAATAATTTATGTACCACCAAACAAGTGCAGTTTATATGCTTCCCTTTAAAGGCAATTAGTTCAATTGCACAATTTCTTGTCTCAACCTTAAAGCCTGTATCAAAAGAGTCATTAAGTATCCTTTAGATGTGATTAAACTGAATGATAATGACTTACAAATGCTGTAtttaaaaccaacaaaccagAACCTATTTTAAACCTGAGTACTGTAAGGAATCACTTTGTACTAGTGTGAAACATTTACTAAAACAGCTATTTTATATGGAATATAATCAGGGTACTCAAATTTCCAatgagaaggaaattaaaaagaatgttATATAGCTTAATTGATATCTCTTTGTATGTTTTTCTCTATGGAGATATGTTAATAAACAAGCTATTTACAATAATATAGCTAGGTATAATATCAGTCTATTCTTAAAATTTAAGCTTGAGGCAGAAATTCACTTTTTGATTTAGGTgtaataggatttttttttttttcatattgacAGCCACGCATTTATTTGTTGAACTTTTTTATGACCTCTTGACAATTGCCTCaatgttgtttattttgttaGAGGGCTAGTGCCAGTCAGGTGACTTGACCAGATGCTTTAGCAATGTGTCAGAAAACCCTGCTATCAAGGCTTGACAGATCAAGACTGTCACGTGATGattcaggacaaaaaaaaaaattactttcaaacaTTTCTGATGACTTTGGGGTCTATAGGAGCCCCtcttatttaattttgtcaCTGCTCATGTCTCTTTagcctgatttttctttcagcaccAAGCTAGTTGGAGACAATAGTTGATTTAATGACTGAAATTTGGAACCTACTGGCTATCTATGCTACACAGAATTCTGTCATCTTTTACTCTGAGCTGTTACCAGTTAACACACTGCAATGTCTGGTAACACGTGACTTATTGACCACTCAGAAACTCCTTGAGAGAACCCGTGCCAGGCGAGAGAACCTGCAGAGGAAAATGGCAGAACGGCCGAAGATGGGGGCGAGACCCACAATGCAGACCAAGAGGGCCAGagagcctttggcagaaagtggTAACCAGGCACCTCTTCCCAGTGATGAAGGTATTTAGTGGCATGTTTAATAAAGATTGTTTTGATACcagtcctttttttcccaaagggaAAGTGAAAACACTGAGCATTTCTCTTAAACTAAACAGTGATGGATGTAGTTATTTGGCTGCTAGGACTAGCTCATGTTTAGCTAGTCCTGAGAGCAGATGTGCCAAGTCATTTAAGCTATTTAGAAATAATTGCATAATGTCAGAGAGATTACCTTGTGCTTGGTAGATTTGGGAAGGGCATTTTTTTGGCAAGCATATCAGTGCATTCATAAATCATAGCTTTATTTGTACTACAATTTTATGttgttggaaaatatttcagattgtTTGAATACTAATTTGTTTGAATACTCTGACCTATCCAGTAAAATCAGATACAAAGCCATCACCATCAAAAAGACTCTGCCCTAATGATATAGAGACTCAAGCTTCTAGTTCAGAGAATGTACAGCCAGCTCCTTCAAGTTCCACAAGCCATGATTCTCCTCAGATGACTTCAGAATCACACGAAAATGCTTCTAACAGAGCTTTGTTGGTTCAGCATCTTGAGAAAGTAAAACCAAACACCAAGTCAGAAACTCCTGCGGCCCTTTCAGTGTCAGTCAAAACACGAATGCAGAAGTTGGCAGAACAACGGCGCTGCTGGGATAGTGAGGGTATGTTTCACTTGCTAAGCATCATTGGTGTCTCTGTGTTTGCATTGATGATTATGTTGGCTAGAAGAAGATAATGTTGTGTGTGGGAAGTTTAATGTTTTGTTAAAGAATTCTAAGGCAATACTAGGGCAGGCCTAAAATATTGAAGCTGTTATCTACAgcttaattttaaacttttctctACTACTCTCGTGCCTTGCTCTTCACAACACTGACCAAAAATTAGTAAACTGCttgattaaaaatgtttaatttccttAGTCTCAAAGCCTCCGGGGCTAGTAGTTTGATTCTGTTGATGGCAGAAACATCTGATTGTTGAGAATCTCAATATATAGTATAATGTAAAAGGTACAGCTGTATCTCAATATAATTTGTtagcaaaataaatgtgtttgctttttttccagatcCCTCTGAATGTGTTCCTCTGTCTCCTCTCCAGTCAAAAGACCTGTCTGTTTCTCCACCTAAGCAGACATCCAATGCCCTGGCAAGCGAAACCCCTATTGGGAGAAGAGGCCGTTTAGCTAACCTTGCTGCTACAATTGGTTCCTGGGAAGATGACCTAAGTCATCCatctgcaaagcaaaacaatgcACAAGAACAGCCTGGTACTACTTGTTTATCCAAATTGTCCACTACAAGTGGAGCATCTGCTAGAATCAATAGTAGCAGTGTAAAGCAGGAAGCTGCATCCTGTTCTCAAAGGCTTGTTGAGGCTTCTATTAATAAACCAGCAAACTCAAAGAGAGCGGTGAGTGTCTAATATAGTTGATGATTAAAAATTGATTTGAGTATTGTTTTGGGGCAGGCAAATGTTAGCACATAACTGTTTAATCTGAATTTAAAGATTTGGTGTGAGCAGTCTTAGTCTATTtacagcttttgctttattgCAATCccacatgctttttttttaatagcagatCTGAAACAGCTTAGAATTCCTTTTACTGCGACTTAAAGATGAGAGTAGTTATGTGTTTTGTTGATGTCAATGTACTTGATTGCTGGTCTTGACCATCAGAAGGGGGGCTTGTCACAGAGATAGTGGGTTTCACTCTGTAACTTCTTATAGTTGATTTACTGAAATTGTGAATGTTACTGCTGTACGAAGACTCAATCAGAATGATGAAATAAGTAGTACCAGACACTTATTGATCAAATTATGCAATTTCTGCAATGACAATATCTGCCATGTGCATTCTTGTTTAGGGAAATGTGAGATAATATTTGAAATAGCTGGCAAGAGCATCTGGAATAATGAAACAATTTGAAATACTGGATAAAAAGAAGTACTAAAAGCTTAACACTTCTTcttgactttttcttttgttgaagGAGTGGGTGTATTAGATGCTATGCAGAgtgctttcattctttttcctcttgagAGAATAAGAACGTAAGtctcatcttttatttttttctttttccctcattaaggatctaaataattttttaacgCAATCTTCAAGAGTCACTGCTCCCCATTCTAAAGAATCTGAAGTACAACAACAGCCAGCAGAGaatccctgcagccctcagaaAATTGAAGAGGGTACACAAACAGCGAAGTCAACTTTGCCTCAACCAGTTCAGTCCAAAGCAGAGCCAGTCAAAGGAACACATGTGCAACTTGAACCTAAGGGTAAACCCACAACACCAGGTAGGCTGATTTTTAGCTTCAGTAAATATTCATTCAAATTAGGCCTATATGTGCTGTGTTGAAAACATCATACTAGTTAATAATTTAAGGTACCATACCAGATAATGCCTATTTCCACCTGTAACTTGAATAAAATGCTGTTGAGTTCTGTGATCATTATTTTAAGTTATACAGCTTCTGTATTTTGCAAGGGATGTTTTCTTGGACATGGTTTTAGTAATTCTTAAGAGCAAAAGCAGCCTAACATGTTGAGATtattcaaaatttatttcagattgTTTGGTATTGTATGTATCCATTTGATATAACGTTAAGAGCCTGCATATTTAGAAGACATCAAAGCTTGTTGCCACATAGATGCTCTAACTTTGCAGtgtctttattttcagtgataGTATTATTGTCAAAACAAGTGAACATCCTCAGTTTTACATTCAACTGCTTGTTGTGTTAGAAACCTGGACTAACAGCTTGAACTCTTAAAAATGATGGCCAGAAAAGCAAGTTTTAGATATGCTGACAGTTAAAGATAAGCTCAAAAATGTGCTTACCACACTCAATCAAGCAGGGTGGGTGCCAAACGACATATCCTCCTCATGTACTAGAATACTTATTTCTGTGAAAGATCTAAGTGGGGCTGGTTGTAGAAGAAATTTGGAAAAAGCAAACCAGTTTAAATAACTGGTGTATTACATACGGACTGTAGTAAGAGAGAGACATCTACTTGCTTTGATTTACTCTTCTATTAACATCACTGTTATGATTTACATTTCAGGTTCAGTTTGTACAAAGTATAATGGAGTAAGGGCTGCTGTAAAGGAGACAGCTTAATTCCTTCACTGGGAACCTTCATCAGGGTACAAAATTGCAGtgatttctttaattttgaGAGTTTCTTTCAAGGCAAAACAATTGTTCTTGTAGGGGGATCTGGAATTAAGCCCTTCCTGGAACGTTTTGGGGAGCGCTGTCAAGAGCGTAGTGCACACAGCCCTGCTACGAATACTTCAGGGTGCAGAACACCCACTGTTACCCCAAATACAAGGACAATCCAGGAGAGGCTTCTcaaacaaaatggaaattcCTCTACTGCCAGTTTAGCACTTCAGCTTAAACAGGTATGACTTGTTATGTTCATAGCTAGCTTATACACTTGGAGAAGGTTATTACTGTTTGCCCCTTCCTGAGGAATATGAAGTGTTGTGACATCTTAAGGATATCagtttttctcccatttcccttcATTTGTTTAGGAACGTGAACGAGAACTTGCATGCCTTCGTGGCCGATTTGATAAGGGCAATCTGTGGAGTGCGGAGAAAAGTGACAGTTCAAAGAGGAAGCTTCCAGAAGCTAAAATGGTAATGTGTTACCTCATCAATCAAAATATGATACTTTGAACTGCTTTATATTCTGAATACAGAGTTAGACGTGGAAATGTATATAAGGGATGAAAACCTATGCTTTGGGAGTGCTTGGGCTGTGCAAGACCATTTGTCTAGTGATTTGTATGATTATTAACAAATTATTAGTTTATTTACCTCTTGTAGAATCAACTAAGACAAGTGATACTGCTTTGAGCcaagtgatttttttactttttgatgATAATTGTGGGGGGTTTTATGTTCTATAACTGCAAAAGCAAAAGAGCTCCTCATGCAAACATTTAGTATTTACTACTTCAGTTAAATATCTTGGGTAAATAAATAGGGTACTGGATAGGCAACCTCTTTTTCCTAGCAGatgttaaaatgtattttgttctGGTAGTTTTTTAGTTGCTTTTAACATTACCTCCTGAATGCATTCTGATTTTATTCTTGCCAGGAAAGCCAATCTCGGGCCAGTCCAAAACATCCTCCTAGTTCAGATTCCTCTGCTCTTGGATCGTCAGAAGATACATCAACAGGTGACAGGCCACCAAAGTCTCCTAGCATGGAGTCTTCGGGTGAGAACTGTCACAGTTTGCCTGTGACTAGTGCTGGACAGGAGCACTGCACTTGATATTCTTGAGCAGAGAATGAGGCCAGTAACACTGATGTGGAACTGGACCTCTCCTTTGGTTACTGGTTATCTTATCTAAATCTTCTTGTATGATAGTAGTACTCTGCACTCCTACACCACTTGGAAGGATGGCAAGGCAAGactgtctttttgtttttcaatggGTATACCTGTGTTTCAAACGTTAATGGAGGCTAAGTGCAGGGAAGTGAATGAGAATAGTCAGTTACATATTTAGTCTATCCTGTACCTGAGTAACCAGATTTCCACAAGAAGCTAAGGGGAGGGAATTCTTCCCTTGTCAGTGTCCCTTTGTGATATTAATTCTTATGGTAGGATACCTGAAAAGAATTGTGAGGTGCTCCTGGCATCCTTTCTGGTGCTTACTGAGCAGAAGAGTCTTCATATCTTTGTGAAAAAAGTGTGAACTTAGTTAACGCTCTTGGTAGACTGTTCGCTTGAAAGATCTATCAAATGTCCTTCTAGAGAAATTGCATTTGCGTGCAGTGGTTTGTgtagtggatttttttgtttgtctttttaaaattttcccttttgctcTTGAGTGTCTGCACTCTGCTATGGTTTCAGCATTGTTTCTTGTGGTGCCAGTTTTCTGATAAGATAGAAGTCTAGATGTACAGGTTGTAGAGCGTAttctaagggttttttttgacatGTGGCTAACTGGAATATTTAATCTAGTAGTCTTTTTGTTAGTAAGACTTCTAAAATTCAATAACTAAAATAAAGGCTAGACATAATACTACTTTTCTTTATAAACCCTTTAGATACTTCTAAATATGAAGAGACTGATAAACCCAGTCCTCTGAAGACTGCCGAGTCAAAGAGCCCTGTAAAAGCAATGTCTGTCTCAAAACTTGAACAACTAGATGAAAAACCAAAAGGTTTGTATTGAGTAGACTTATATTAATGACTCAGCTCTCTATGACCCCTTGTCTTGGACAGTGTTAATAGCCTTCAAGTCTGAACAATGAATTCACCATCCATTTGCTGAACTCCATGTGTTTTGTAATGAGAGTTATATAAAACAAATTAGGAAACTTGTATTATCATACATAACCCTTCTCTCTTGACATTCAAGTCTTCAAGGAATACTAAAAAGCTGATATTAAAAGCTCAGTgtaaaaggacagaaattacTGCCCTACTGTTTGACTTGCAGTTAAGTTTCAGATGTATTTGAATTAAATGGTTGAAATTTGtctaaaatgtgcatttttcatTCCCCTTCTGCTTTGATTATGCAGTCTGTGTAAAAACAGTATGTTAAAATAGCCATGGAAGTGTACATTCAGGTTCTGTATGCCCGACTGCAAGAAGTGCTTTTTAACCAAGCTTGcttgaaagcaaaacaagtttGCTTCTGTTTGTTTAATGAGAGCCTTGATGGtactaatatattttaaaatgtcacccTTCAGATGAAGTATACAAAGGCAAAATGCATGTGGATGATGAGATGAATAGCTCAAAAGTGataaatgagatttttgaaATTCTTCAAGAAGATGGTCCAGAcatagaaaagctgaagaaagaaatgagcATGAGCCTGGAAGGTGAAAGTGATGAGGATGAGCAAGAAGAGTCACTGAACATTTCATCAATGTCTCTGTTAACCCCTCTAGTGGAATCTGTTGGTTCAGAGGTGAGAATTCAGAGAGAGTGGGGA is part of the Vidua chalybeata isolate OUT-0048 chromosome 1, bVidCha1 merged haplotype, whole genome shotgun sequence genome and encodes:
- the ANLN gene encoding anillin isoform X2; its protein translation is MDPFTEKLLERTRARRENLQRKMAERPKMGARPTMQTKRAREPLAESGNQAPLPSDEVKSDTKPSPSKRLCPNDIETQASSSENVQPAPSSSTSHDSPQMTSESHENASNRALLVQHLEKVKPNTKSETPAALSVSVKTRMQKLAEQRRCWDSEDPSECVPLSPLQSKDLSVSPPKQTSNALASETPIGRRGRLANLAATIGSWEDDLSHPSAKQNNAQEQPGTTCLSKLSTTSGASARINSSSVKQEAASCSQRLVEASINKPANSKRADLNNFLTQSSRVTAPHSKESEVQQQPAENPCSPQKIEEGTQTAKSTLPQPVQSKAEPVKGTHVQLEPKGKPTTPGGSGIKPFLERFGERCQERSAHSPATNTSGCRTPTVTPNTRTIQERLLKQNGNSSTASLALQLKQERERELACLRGRFDKGNLWSAEKSDSSKRKLPEAKMESQSRASPKHPPSSDSSALGSSEDTSTGDRPPKSPSMESSDTSKYEETDKPSPLKTAESKSPVKAMSVSKLEQLDEKPKDEVYKGKMHVDDEMNSSKVINEIFEILQEDGPDIEKLKKEMSMSLEGESDEDEQEESLNISSMSLLTPLVESVGSEAFGSPSKSTGEGSSISDVSLKSEKFQRTRVPRAESGDSIGSMSEDRNLPYSVDAYRSQRFKETDRPSIKQIIVRKEDVASRLEMRRNGPSDQVNIKKKMQELNNEINMQQTVIYQASQALNCCFDEEHGKGSQEEAEAERLLLFATEKRTALLEKLNKLKSEGPHNKRNKAASTSSEFAPSRGSVSISEMRLPLKADFVCGTAQKPEAGNYYYVIILRSGAENMVATPLASTASSLNGDALTFTTTFTMHDVSNDFEINIEVYSWVQRKEATSTDKRKKTNKSKVITPKRLLTSITSKSNLLTPAMASPGGPNAIRSTNFILVGSHKLSLSSVGNTKFALDKVPFLSPLEGHIYLKLKCQVDSLVEEKGFLTMFEDVSGFGAWHRRWCVLSGNCISYWTYPDDEKRKHPFGRINLANCTNHQIEPANREFCARPNTFELITVRPQREDDRETLVSQCRDTLCVTKNWLSADTKEERNLWMQKLNQVLIDLRMWQPDACYKPTGKL
- the ANLN gene encoding anillin isoform X3; protein product: MTEIWNLLAIYATQNSVIFYSELLPVNTLQCLVTRDLLTTQKLLERTRARRENLQRKMAERPKMGARPTMQTKRAREPLAESGNQAPLPSDEVKSDTKPSPSKRLCPNDIETQASSSENVQPAPSSSTSHDSPQMTSESHENASNRALLVQHLEKVKPNTKSETPAALSVSVKTRMQKLAEQRRCWDSEDPSECVPLSPLQSKDLSVSPPKQTSNALASETPIGRRGRLANLAATIGSWEDDLSHPSAKQNNAQEQPGTTCLSKLSTTSGASARINSSSVKQEAASCSQRLVEASINKPANSKRADLNNFLTQSSRVTAPHSKESEVQQQPAENPCSPQKIEEGTQTAKSTLPQPVQSKAEPVKGTHVQLEPKGKPTTPGGSGIKPFLERFGERCQERSAHSPATNTSGCRTPTVTPNTRTIQERLLKQNGNSSTASLALQLKQERERELACLRGRFDKGNLWSAEKSDSSKRKLPEAKMESQSRASPKHPPSSDSSALGSSEDTSTGDRPPKSPSMESSDTSKYEETDKPSPLKTAESKSPVKAMSVSKLEQLDEKPKDEVYKGKMHVDDEMNSSKVINEIFEILQEDGPDIEKLKKEMSMSLEGESDEDEQEESLNISSMSLLTPLVESVGSEAFGSPSKSTGEGSSISDVSLKSEKFQRTRVPRAESGDSIGSMSEDRNLPYSVDAYRSQRFKETDRPSIKQIIVRKEDVASRLEMRRNGPSDQVNIKKKMQELNNEINMQQTVIYQASQALNCCFDEEHGKGSQEEAEAERLLLFATEKRTALLEKLNKLKSEGPHNKRNKAASTSSEFAPSRGSVSISEMRLPLKADFVCGTAQKPEAGNYYYVIILRSGAENMVATPLASTASSLNGDALTFTTTFTMHDVSNDFEINIEVYSWVQRKEATSTDKRKKTNKSKVITPKRLLTSITSKSNLLTPAMASPGGPNAIRSTNFILVGSHKLSLSSVGNTKFALDKVPFLSPLEGHIYLKLKCQVDSLVEEKGFLTMFEDVSGFGAWHRRWCVLSGNCISYWTYPDDEKRKHPFGRINLANCTNHQIEPANREFCARPNTFELITVRPQREDDRETLVSQCRDTLCVTKHCSA
- the ANLN gene encoding anillin isoform X1; this translates as MTEIWNLLAIYATQNSVIFYSELLPVNTLQCLVTRDLLTTQKLLERTRARRENLQRKMAERPKMGARPTMQTKRAREPLAESGNQAPLPSDEVKSDTKPSPSKRLCPNDIETQASSSENVQPAPSSSTSHDSPQMTSESHENASNRALLVQHLEKVKPNTKSETPAALSVSVKTRMQKLAEQRRCWDSEDPSECVPLSPLQSKDLSVSPPKQTSNALASETPIGRRGRLANLAATIGSWEDDLSHPSAKQNNAQEQPGTTCLSKLSTTSGASARINSSSVKQEAASCSQRLVEASINKPANSKRADLNNFLTQSSRVTAPHSKESEVQQQPAENPCSPQKIEEGTQTAKSTLPQPVQSKAEPVKGTHVQLEPKGKPTTPGGSGIKPFLERFGERCQERSAHSPATNTSGCRTPTVTPNTRTIQERLLKQNGNSSTASLALQLKQERERELACLRGRFDKGNLWSAEKSDSSKRKLPEAKMESQSRASPKHPPSSDSSALGSSEDTSTGDRPPKSPSMESSDTSKYEETDKPSPLKTAESKSPVKAMSVSKLEQLDEKPKDEVYKGKMHVDDEMNSSKVINEIFEILQEDGPDIEKLKKEMSMSLEGESDEDEQEESLNISSMSLLTPLVESVGSEAFGSPSKSTGEGSSISDVSLKSEKFQRTRVPRAESGDSIGSMSEDRNLPYSVDAYRSQRFKETDRPSIKQIIVRKEDVASRLEMRRNGPSDQVNIKKKMQELNNEINMQQTVIYQASQALNCCFDEEHGKGSQEEAEAERLLLFATEKRTALLEKLNKLKSEGPHNKRNKAASTSSEFAPSRGSVSISEMRLPLKADFVCGTAQKPEAGNYYYVIILRSGAENMVATPLASTASSLNGDALTFTTTFTMHDVSNDFEINIEVYSWVQRKEATSTDKRKKTNKSKVITPKRLLTSITSKSNLLTPAMASPGGPNAIRSTNFILVGSHKLSLSSVGNTKFALDKVPFLSPLEGHIYLKLKCQVDSLVEEKGFLTMFEDVSGFGAWHRRWCVLSGNCISYWTYPDDEKRKHPFGRINLANCTNHQIEPANREFCARPNTFELITVRPQREDDRETLVSQCRDTLCVTKNWLSADTKEERNLWMQKLNQVLIDLRMWQPDACYKPTGKL